The following are encoded together in the bacterium genome:
- a CDS encoding cupin domain-containing protein, with the protein MSLEVLSWTAGEVDAAVLRARLAAEGCGAVFEWSDPPGADYHPHHHDHDESIWIVRGEMTFTALGRSLRLRAGDRLMLPRGTVHGARAGADGATYLVGQYPH; encoded by the coding sequence ATGTCGCTGGAGGTCCTGAGCTGGACCGCGGGGGAGGTCGACGCCGCCGTGCTGCGGGCGCGTCTCGCAGCGGAGGGATGCGGCGCGGTCTTCGAATGGTCGGATCCGCCCGGCGCCGACTACCACCCGCACCACCACGATCACGACGAGAGCATCTGGATCGTGCGCGGCGAGATGACCTTCACGGCGCTCGGGCGCTCGCTGCGGCTGCGCGCCGGCGACCGCCTGATGCTGCCGCGCGGCACCGTCCACGGCGCACGCGCCGGCGCCGACGGCGCGACCTACCTGGTCGGCCAATACCCGCACTGA
- a CDS encoding fatty acid desaturase family protein, translating to MNAPLDTSKAAAAMLREVLTADERRALRRIDPLASAWMVASNWLLVFAAMALVAWAPNPLTIVVALFVIGARQLGMAIVMHEAAHRTLFRDRRLNDWVGNWLAAYPVWAEVAPYRAYHLQHHSRTGTDQDPDLGLAAPFPITRASFRRKLWRDLSGRTGWKQARAVFRRDVGWSGGRNQRSLGMNAGEQPDVGWHKLVPVASTNAALFALLAIAGHPALYLLWVGAWLTTYRLVTRIRSIAEHGMVPDRHDPLRNTRTTLARWWERLLVAPNRVNFHLEHHLLMTVPHHNLPRLHRLLRQRQAIDERCLTRGYLEVLRLATARGQASAGSSRP from the coding sequence ATGAACGCTCCCCTCGACACCAGCAAAGCCGCGGCGGCGATGCTGCGCGAGGTCCTCACCGCCGACGAGCGCCGGGCGCTGCGGCGCATCGACCCGCTGGCGTCGGCGTGGATGGTCGCCTCGAACTGGCTGCTGGTGTTCGCGGCGATGGCGCTGGTGGCGTGGGCGCCGAATCCGCTCACCATCGTCGTCGCCCTGTTCGTGATCGGGGCCCGTCAGCTCGGGATGGCGATCGTGATGCACGAAGCGGCGCACCGGACGCTGTTCCGCGACCGGCGCCTGAACGACTGGGTCGGCAACTGGCTCGCCGCCTATCCGGTGTGGGCCGAGGTGGCGCCGTACCGCGCCTACCACCTGCAGCACCACAGCCGCACCGGCACCGACCAGGACCCCGACCTCGGCCTGGCGGCGCCGTTCCCGATCACCCGCGCCAGCTTCCGCCGCAAGCTGTGGCGCGACCTCAGCGGCCGGACCGGCTGGAAGCAGGCGCGCGCCGTGTTCCGGCGCGACGTCGGCTGGTCGGGAGGGCGCAACCAGCGCTCGCTCGGAATGAACGCGGGGGAGCAGCCCGACGTCGGCTGGCACAAGCTGGTGCCGGTGGCGAGCACCAACGCGGCGCTGTTCGCGCTGCTCGCGATCGCCGGTCATCCGGCGCTGTACCTCTTGTGGGTGGGCGCCTGGCTGACCACCTACCGCCTCGTCACCCGCATTCGCTCGATCGCCGAGCACGGCATGGTACCCGATCGCCACGACCCGCTGCGCAACACCCGCACCACCCTGGCGCGCTGGTGGGAGCGGCTGCTGGTCGCCCCCAACCGGGTGAACTTCCACCTCGAGCACCACCTGCTGATGACCGTGCCGCACCACAACCTGCCGCGCCTGCACCGGCTGTTGCGCCAGCGGCAGGCCATCGACGAGCGCTGTCTGACGCGCGGCTACCTCGAGGTGCTGCGACTGGCGACGGCGCGCGGTCAGGCTTCCGCCGGCTCGTCGCGGCCGTAG
- the pgi gene encoding glucose-6-phosphate isomerase, translated as MSLTQRPEWKALVAHHARVRDVHLRRLFADDPTRGERLTAEGAGLFLDYSKHRVTDETLALLLRLAAACGLEERRAAMFRGDKINATEKRAVLHVALRAPRGSTIRVDGADVVPEVHAVLDRMAAFSERVRSGAWTGHTGKPIRTVINVGIGGSDLGPVMAYEALRHYSKRDLTFRFVSNVDGTDFVEATRDLDPAETLWIISSKTFTTLETMTNAHSARKWTLAALRDDAAIARHFVAVSTNAEEVSKFGIDTANMFGFWDWVGGRYSMDSAIGLSTMLAVGEDAFRDLLAGFHAMDEHFLSAPLDRNLPVLMGLLAVWYTDFFGAQTVAVLPYDQYLKRFPAYLQQLTMESNGKRTTLDGVRIDDYETGPIFWGEPGTNGQHSFYQLIHQGTKLIPCDFVAFAHSLNPLGEHHDLLTANVFAQAEALAFGKTADEVKADGVPDWQVPYRTFDGNHPSSVLMAERLTPFALGTLVALYEHSVFTQGVIWNINSFDQWGVELGKVLAKRIIPELQSNAKLAHDSSTNALIARYRALRTRR; from the coding sequence ATGTCACTGACCCAGCGACCGGAATGGAAGGCGCTCGTGGCGCATCACGCGCGGGTGCGCGACGTGCATCTGCGGCGGTTGTTCGCCGACGACCCGACACGCGGTGAGCGGCTCACCGCCGAGGGCGCCGGGCTGTTCCTCGACTATTCCAAGCATCGCGTCACCGACGAGACGCTGGCGCTGCTGCTGCGGCTCGCCGCGGCCTGCGGGCTCGAGGAGCGGCGGGCGGCGATGTTCCGCGGCGACAAGATCAACGCCACCGAGAAGCGCGCCGTGCTGCACGTCGCCCTGCGCGCGCCGCGCGGCAGCACCATCCGGGTCGACGGCGCCGACGTCGTGCCCGAGGTGCACGCCGTGCTCGACCGCATGGCCGCCTTCAGCGAGCGCGTCCGCTCCGGCGCCTGGACCGGCCACACCGGCAAGCCGATCCGCACCGTCATCAACGTCGGCATCGGCGGCTCCGACCTCGGCCCGGTGATGGCCTACGAGGCGCTGCGCCACTACAGCAAGCGCGATCTGACGTTCCGCTTCGTGTCGAACGTCGACGGCACCGATTTCGTCGAGGCGACGCGCGACCTCGACCCGGCCGAGACGCTGTGGATCATCTCCTCCAAGACCTTCACGACCCTGGAGACGATGACCAACGCCCACAGCGCGCGGAAGTGGACGCTGGCGGCGCTGCGCGACGACGCCGCCATCGCCCGGCACTTCGTCGCCGTGTCGACCAACGCCGAGGAGGTGTCGAAGTTCGGCATCGACACCGCCAACATGTTCGGCTTCTGGGACTGGGTCGGCGGCCGCTACTCGATGGACTCCGCCATCGGCCTCTCGACCATGCTGGCGGTCGGCGAGGACGCCTTCCGCGACCTGCTGGCCGGCTTCCACGCCATGGACGAGCACTTCCTCAGCGCGCCGCTGGATCGCAACCTGCCCGTCCTCATGGGGCTGCTGGCCGTCTGGTACACCGACTTCTTCGGCGCCCAGACGGTCGCCGTGCTGCCCTACGACCAGTACCTGAAGCGCTTCCCCGCCTACCTCCAGCAACTGACGATGGAGAGCAACGGCAAGCGCACGACGCTCGACGGCGTTCGCATCGACGACTACGAGACCGGCCCGATCTTCTGGGGCGAGCCCGGCACCAACGGCCAGCACTCGTTCTACCAGCTCATCCACCAGGGCACGAAGCTGATCCCCTGCGACTTCGTCGCCTTCGCCCACTCGCTCAATCCGCTCGGCGAGCACCACGATCTGCTCACCGCCAACGTCTTCGCCCAGGCCGAGGCGCTGGCGTTCGGCAAGACCGCCGACGAGGTGAAAGCCGACGGCGTGCCCGACTGGCAGGTGCCGTACCGCACCTTCGACGGCAACCATCCTTCGTCGGTGCTCATGGCGGAGCGGCTGACCCCCTTCGCGCTCGGCACCCTGGTGGCGCTGTACGAGCACAGCGTCTTCACCCAGGGCGTGATCTGGAACATCAACTCGTTCGACCAGTGGGGGGTCGAGCTCGGCAAGGTGCTCGCCAAGCGCATCATCCCCGAGCTGCAGAGCAACGCGAAACTGGCCCACGACAGCTCGACGAACGCGCTCATCGCTCGCTATCGGGCGCTCCGGACACGCCGATGA
- the tkt gene encoding transketolase, with amino-acid sequence MADARDFDQLCINTIRTLAMDAVQQASSGHPGTPMALAPVAYGLWQRYLRFDPADPIWPNRDRFVLSNGHASMLLYSLLHLTGVQAVDPRYEVLGRLSVTLDDIKSFRQLGSKCAGHPEYRWTSGVETTTGPLGQGIANSVGMAIAGRWMAEHFNRPGFTMFDFNAYAICGDGCLMEGISHEAASLAGHLGLSNLCWIYDNNHITIEGNTRLACSDDVAARFMGYGWNVQRVGDANDLDLISPAFEHFLHTNDRPTLIIVDSHIGWGAPSKQDTSAAHGEPLGEDEIRGAKRRYGWPEDAKFLVPDGVREHFAAGIGARGAALRAKWQAMFAEYATQYPELADQIERMQRRELPDGWDRDLPTFPADAKGLASRDANGTVLNVVARSVPWLIGGAADLAPSTKTRLTFDGAGDFEAGRYDGRNFHFGIREHGMSAILNGMSLAKIRPFGSGFFIFTDYARPSIRLAAFMELPVIFIFTHDSIGVGEDGPTHQPVEQLASLRAIPNLLTIRPCDANEVVEAWRVILPLRHEPVMLVLSRQNLPTLDRARYGAASGLAQGAYVLADPPQGAPEVLLLATGSEVALCVAAHEELARRGVRARVVSMPCWELFERQPQAYRDAVLPPTITARVAVEQASTLGWAHYVGLTGAIIGMRTFGASAPLKDVQKKFGFEPEHVVEAALAQLGRTI; translated from the coding sequence ATGGCGGACGCACGGGACTTCGACCAGCTCTGCATCAACACCATCCGGACCCTGGCGATGGACGCGGTGCAGCAGGCGAGCTCGGGGCATCCCGGCACGCCGATGGCGCTGGCGCCGGTGGCCTACGGTCTGTGGCAGCGCTACCTGCGCTTCGACCCGGCCGATCCGATCTGGCCCAATCGCGACCGCTTCGTGCTGTCGAACGGGCACGCCTCGATGCTGCTCTACAGCCTGCTCCACCTCACCGGCGTGCAGGCGGTGGATCCGCGCTACGAGGTGCTCGGCCGCCTCTCGGTGACCCTCGACGACATCAAGAGCTTCCGCCAACTGGGCTCCAAGTGCGCCGGACACCCCGAGTACCGCTGGACCTCCGGCGTCGAGACGACCACCGGCCCGCTCGGCCAGGGCATCGCCAACAGCGTCGGCATGGCGATCGCCGGCCGCTGGATGGCGGAGCACTTCAACCGCCCCGGCTTCACCATGTTCGACTTCAATGCCTACGCGATCTGCGGCGACGGCTGCCTGATGGAGGGCATCAGCCACGAGGCGGCCTCGCTCGCCGGCCACCTCGGCCTGTCGAATCTCTGCTGGATCTACGACAACAACCACATCACCATCGAGGGCAACACGAGGCTGGCGTGCAGCGACGACGTCGCCGCCCGCTTCATGGGCTACGGCTGGAACGTGCAGCGGGTCGGCGACGCCAACGACCTCGATCTCATCAGCCCGGCGTTCGAGCACTTCCTCCACACCAACGACCGCCCGACCCTGATCATCGTCGACAGCCACATCGGCTGGGGCGCGCCGTCGAAGCAGGACACCAGCGCCGCCCACGGCGAGCCGCTCGGCGAGGACGAGATCCGCGGCGCCAAGCGCCGCTACGGCTGGCCCGAGGACGCCAAGTTCCTGGTCCCGGACGGCGTCCGCGAGCACTTCGCCGCCGGCATCGGCGCCCGCGGCGCCGCCCTCCGCGCCAAGTGGCAGGCGATGTTCGCCGAGTACGCCACCCAGTATCCGGAGCTCGCCGACCAGATCGAACGCATGCAGCGGCGCGAGCTGCCGGACGGCTGGGACAGGGACCTGCCGACCTTCCCCGCCGATGCGAAGGGGCTCGCCAGCCGCGATGCCAACGGCACGGTGCTCAACGTGGTGGCGCGGAGCGTGCCGTGGCTGATCGGCGGCGCCGCCGACCTCGCGCCGTCGACCAAGACGCGCCTCACCTTCGACGGCGCCGGCGACTTCGAGGCCGGCCGCTACGACGGCCGCAATTTCCACTTCGGCATCCGCGAGCACGGCATGTCGGCCATCCTCAACGGCATGTCGCTGGCCAAGATCCGCCCCTTCGGCTCCGGCTTCTTCATCTTCACCGACTACGCGCGGCCGTCGATCCGCCTGGCGGCGTTCATGGAGCTGCCGGTCATCTTCATCTTCACCCACGACTCGATCGGCGTCGGCGAGGACGGCCCGACGCACCAGCCGGTGGAGCAGCTCGCCTCGCTGCGCGCCATCCCCAACCTGCTCACCATCCGCCCCTGCGACGCCAACGAGGTGGTCGAGGCCTGGCGGGTCATCCTGCCGCTGCGGCACGAGCCGGTGATGCTGGTGCTGTCGCGGCAGAATCTCCCCACCCTCGACCGCGCGCGCTACGGCGCCGCCAGCGGGCTGGCGCAGGGCGCCTACGTTCTCGCCGACCCGCCGCAGGGCGCGCCCGAGGTCCTGCTGCTGGCGACCGGCAGCGAGGTCGCGCTGTGCGTGGCCGCGCACGAGGAGCTGGCCCGGCGCGGCGTCCGCGCGCGCGTCGTCAGCATGCCGTGCTGGGAGCTGTTCGAGCGCCAGCCGCAGGCCTACCGCGACGCGGTGCTGCCGCCGACGATCACGGCGCGGGTCGCCGTCGAGCAGGCCTCGACGCTCGGCTGGGCGCACTACGTCGGCCTCACCGGGGCCATCATCGGCATGCGCACCTTCGGCGCCTCGGCGCCGCTGAAGGACGTGCAGAAGAAGTTTGGCTTCGAACCCGAGCACGTCGTGGAAGCCGCGCTCGCGCAACTGGGACGGACGATCTGA
- a CDS encoding helix-turn-helix domain-containing protein: MALDPTACYRALRARDRRFDGRFFVGVRTTGVYCRPICPAPTPLRANIELYACAAAAEAAGFRPCKRCRPETSPGTPAWLGSSAAVSRALRLIRDGALDGGGVAALAARLGVGERQLRRLFDQHLGASPAAVARAQRLQAARAMIDQTSLPMIDIATAAGFQSVRQFNHAVRQRFGAAPRALRQQSVAWAASLRERAGLALRVPYRPPLDWPGLLAFLAARATPGVESVAGDVYRRSVRIGETVGWLEVAPVAGASALVVRLWPGDGAALLPVVERVRRLFDLGADPLSINAHLRADPRLRPLVAARPGLRVPGAWDPFEIAVRGIVGQQISVAGATTLIGRLVARCGARVDLAADLTHLFPTPAALAAADLAGIGMPGARAAALQGLARAVADGRLRLDAARGLEEAVARLRALPGVGEWTAQYIAMRGLGEPDACPHGDLVLRQALGGVSAAALARAADAWRPWRAYAAVHLWAASAQRNQRATQRRSA, encoded by the coding sequence ATGGCACTCGATCCCACCGCCTGCTACCGGGCGCTGCGGGCGCGCGATCGCCGCTTCGACGGCCGCTTCTTCGTCGGCGTGCGCACCACCGGCGTCTACTGCCGGCCGATCTGCCCGGCGCCCACGCCGCTGCGCGCCAACATCGAGCTCTACGCCTGCGCCGCGGCGGCCGAGGCGGCGGGATTCCGGCCCTGCAAGCGCTGCCGGCCGGAGACCTCGCCCGGCACGCCGGCCTGGCTCGGCAGCTCGGCGGCGGTGTCGCGGGCGCTGCGCCTGATCCGCGACGGCGCGCTCGACGGCGGCGGGGTCGCTGCGCTCGCCGCCCGCCTCGGCGTCGGCGAGCGCCAATTGCGACGTCTCTTCGACCAGCACCTCGGCGCCTCGCCGGCGGCGGTGGCGCGCGCCCAGCGCCTGCAGGCGGCGCGGGCGATGATCGACCAGACGTCGCTGCCGATGATCGACATCGCCACCGCCGCGGGGTTCCAGAGCGTGCGCCAGTTCAATCATGCCGTGCGCCAGCGCTTCGGCGCCGCGCCCCGCGCGCTGCGCCAGCAGTCGGTGGCGTGGGCGGCGTCGCTGCGCGAGCGCGCCGGCCTGGCGCTGCGCGTCCCCTACCGGCCGCCGCTCGACTGGCCGGGGCTGCTGGCGTTCCTCGCCGCGCGCGCGACGCCCGGGGTCGAATCGGTCGCCGGCGACGTCTACCGCCGCAGCGTGCGGATCGGCGAGACCGTCGGCTGGCTCGAGGTCGCCCCCGTCGCCGGCGCATCGGCACTGGTGGTGCGCCTCTGGCCCGGCGACGGCGCCGCCCTGCTGCCGGTGGTCGAACGGGTGCGGCGGCTGTTCGACCTCGGCGCCGACCCGCTGTCGATCAACGCCCACCTGCGCGCCGATCCCCGCCTGCGGCCCCTGGTCGCGGCGCGCCCCGGGCTGCGCGTGCCGGGGGCGTGGGATCCGTTCGAGATCGCGGTGCGGGGCATCGTCGGCCAGCAGATCTCGGTCGCCGGCGCGACGACGTTGATCGGGCGCCTGGTGGCGCGCTGCGGCGCGCGCGTCGACCTCGCCGCCGACCTCACCCATCTCTTCCCGACGCCCGCCGCGCTCGCCGCCGCCGATCTCGCCGGCATCGGCATGCCCGGGGCGCGCGCGGCGGCGCTGCAGGGACTGGCGCGCGCCGTCGCCGACGGCCGCCTGCGACTCGACGCCGCCCGCGGCCTCGAGGAGGCCGTCGCCCGCCTGCGGGCCCTGCCGGGGGTGGGCGAGTGGACGGCCCAGTACATCGCCATGCGCGGCCTCGGCGAACCCGACGCGTGCCCGCACGGCGATCTGGTGCTGCGGCAGGCGCTGGGCGGCGTCAGCGCCGCGGCGCTGGCGCGCGCCGCCGATGCCTGGCGGCCGTGGCGCGCCTACGCGGCGGTTCACCTGTGGGCGGCGAGCGCCCAGCGAAACCAGCGAGCGACGCAGAGGAGATCGGCATGA
- a CDS encoding adenylate/guanylate cyclase domain-containing protein, with product MPSPLADELARAVLGEPVYTSLEVAAAAGVSLDEARRMWRAMGFPPVAEDERVFTAADVATLTAARALVARHVTAPEVLLQLTRVTGQALSRIAEAQVAARLDGALDVAAVAAQARAVEPLLTYVWRRHLVAATLRAATVAAADGGAQIVVGFADLVGFTAFSQRRAPAELAVAVDRFEALAYEHIPERGGRVIKMIGDEVMFAVDDPAAAARIALALVDACGREAHLPAVRVGLASGPVLAWQGDLYGPTVNLASRLVDLARPGTVLASEELGAQLAGRDDLSLRRMGGERLKGIGRVRPWVVRERRA from the coding sequence ATGCCCTCACCCCTGGCAGACGAGCTCGCCCGCGCCGTGCTCGGCGAACCGGTGTACACCTCGCTCGAGGTCGCCGCCGCCGCCGGCGTGTCGCTCGACGAGGCGCGGCGCATGTGGCGGGCGATGGGCTTTCCGCCGGTGGCGGAGGACGAGCGCGTCTTCACCGCCGCCGACGTGGCGACGCTGACCGCGGCGCGGGCGCTGGTGGCGCGCCACGTCACCGCGCCCGAGGTCCTGCTGCAGCTCACGCGGGTGACCGGACAGGCCCTGTCGCGCATCGCCGAGGCGCAGGTGGCGGCGCGCCTGGACGGCGCGCTCGACGTCGCCGCCGTCGCCGCGCAGGCGCGCGCCGTCGAGCCGCTGCTCACCTACGTCTGGCGGCGCCACCTGGTGGCGGCGACGCTGCGAGCCGCCACCGTCGCCGCCGCCGACGGCGGGGCGCAGATCGTCGTCGGCTTCGCCGACCTGGTCGGCTTCACCGCCTTCAGCCAGCGGCGCGCCCCCGCGGAGCTGGCGGTGGCGGTCGATCGCTTCGAGGCCCTCGCCTACGAGCACATCCCGGAACGGGGCGGCCGGGTGATCAAGATGATCGGCGACGAGGTGATGTTCGCGGTCGACGACCCCGCGGCGGCGGCGCGCATCGCGCTGGCGCTGGTCGACGCCTGCGGCCGCGAGGCGCACCTCCCCGCCGTGCGCGTCGGTCTCGCCAGCGGTCCGGTGCTGGCATGGCAGGGCGATCTCTATGGGCCGACGGTGAACCTGGCGAGCCGCCTGGTGGACCTCGCCCGCCCGGGCACGGTGCTCGCCTCCGAGGAGTTGGGCGCCCAGCTCGCCGGACGCGACGACCTGTCCCTGCGCCGCATGGGCGGCGAACGCCTCAAGGGCATCGGCCGCGTCCGCCCGTGGGTCGTCCGTGAGAGACGGGCTTGA
- the malQ gene encoding 4-alpha-glucanotransferase, translated as MRLPRASGVLLHPTSLPAPHGVGDLGAGALRFLDFLAAAGQRWWQVLPLGPTSVGDSPYQSPSTFAGNPLLISLDGLVADGLLTADEAASAASRGERVDYGAVIARKQPLLRRAARRLAAGAVADLASACARFRAAEAAWLDDFALFMAAKDAHGGAPWQQWEPELARRDAGALRRWQARLEGAIAEHAALQYLFFRQWDGVRAAAAARGIRILGDLPIFVAGDSADVWGHRDLFQLDAAGAPIAVAGVPPDYFSATGQLWGNPLYDWDAHVADGFAWWIARLRAALRACDAVRVDHFIGFTRYWVVPAGETTAVNGAYHPAPGAAVLEAARAALGELAIVAEDLGVVTAAVDALRQQFTLPGMRVLQFAFGGDARNRDLPHNYDANSVVYTGTHDNDTAAGWFAAAPPELRQATLRYLGRRSADAIVGHLIRLAMASVADTAIVPAQDVLGLGSEARMNTPGRAEGNWRWRLRDGELGAAHAEALAELAATYGRDEPAEA; from the coding sequence GTGCGCCTCCCGCGCGCCAGCGGGGTGCTCCTGCATCCGACGTCGCTGCCGGCGCCGCACGGCGTCGGCGACCTCGGCGCCGGCGCGCTGCGCTTCCTCGACTTCCTCGCCGCCGCCGGCCAGCGCTGGTGGCAGGTGCTGCCGCTCGGACCGACCAGCGTCGGCGACTCGCCCTACCAGAGCCCCTCGACCTTCGCCGGCAACCCGCTGCTCATCAGCCTCGACGGCCTGGTGGCCGACGGCCTGCTGACCGCGGACGAAGCGGCGTCGGCGGCGAGCCGCGGCGAGCGCGTCGACTACGGCGCGGTCATCGCTCGCAAGCAGCCGCTGCTGCGCCGCGCCGCCCGCCGGCTCGCCGCCGGCGCGGTCGCCGATCTCGCCAGCGCGTGCGCCCGCTTTCGCGCCGCCGAGGCCGCCTGGCTCGACGACTTCGCGCTGTTCATGGCCGCCAAGGACGCGCACGGCGGCGCCCCGTGGCAGCAGTGGGAGCCGGAGCTCGCGCGACGCGATGCCGGGGCGCTGCGCCGCTGGCAGGCGCGCCTGGAGGGCGCGATCGCCGAGCACGCGGCGCTGCAGTACCTCTTCTTCCGCCAGTGGGATGGCGTGCGCGCCGCGGCGGCGGCGCGGGGCATCCGCATCCTCGGCGACCTGCCGATCTTCGTCGCCGGCGACAGCGCCGACGTCTGGGGGCACCGCGACCTGTTCCAGCTCGACGCCGCCGGTGCGCCGATCGCGGTGGCCGGCGTGCCGCCCGACTACTTCAGCGCCACCGGCCAGCTCTGGGGCAATCCGCTGTACGACTGGGACGCCCATGTGGCGGACGGCTTCGCGTGGTGGATCGCCCGATTGCGCGCCGCGCTGCGCGCCTGCGACGCGGTGCGCGTCGACCATTTCATCGGCTTCACCCGTTACTGGGTGGTGCCGGCCGGCGAGACCACCGCGGTGAACGGCGCCTACCACCCGGCGCCCGGCGCGGCCGTTCTCGAGGCGGCGCGCGCCGCGCTCGGCGAGCTGGCGATCGTCGCCGAGGATCTCGGCGTCGTCACCGCGGCGGTCGACGCGCTGCGCCAGCAATTCACCCTCCCCGGCATGCGCGTGCTGCAGTTCGCCTTCGGCGGCGACGCCCGCAATCGCGACCTGCCGCACAACTACGACGCCAACAGCGTCGTCTACACCGGCACCCACGACAACGACACCGCCGCCGGCTGGTTCGCGGCCGCGCCGCCGGAGCTGCGCCAGGCGACGCTGCGCTACCTCGGGCGCCGCTCGGCCGACGCGATCGTCGGCCACCTCATCCGGCTGGCGATGGCGTCGGTCGCCGACACCGCCATCGTTCCGGCGCAGGACGTGCTCGGCCTCGGCAGCGAGGCGCGGATGAACACCCCGGGACGAGCGGAGGGCAACTGGCGCTGGCGCCTGCGCGACGGCGAGCTCGGCGCCGCGCACGCCGAGGCGCTCGCCGAGCTGGCGGCGACCTACGGCCGCGACGAGCCGGCGGAAGCCTGA
- a CDS encoding methylated-DNA--[protein]-cysteine S-methyltransferase has protein sequence MTAIDIHEYDTPLGAVTGASRDGMLLALAFRDGWATMEARLVRRLGAIERRRAAGGGLQARLTAYFAGDPAALDDVAIDPGGTAFQGAVWSALRRIPFGHTTTYGALARAIGAPTAVRAVGAANGANPIWLIIPCHRAIGADGSLTGYAGGLERKRWLLEHERRRAPSRASSDQSAIQFP, from the coding sequence ATGACGGCCATCGACATCCACGAGTACGACACGCCGCTCGGCGCCGTCACCGGCGCGAGCCGCGACGGGATGCTGCTCGCGCTCGCCTTCCGCGACGGGTGGGCGACGATGGAGGCGCGCCTGGTCCGCCGCCTCGGCGCCATCGAACGACGCCGCGCGGCGGGGGGTGGCCTGCAGGCGCGCCTGACGGCGTACTTCGCCGGCGACCCGGCCGCCCTCGACGACGTCGCGATCGACCCGGGCGGAACGGCATTCCAGGGCGCCGTGTGGAGCGCGCTGCGCCGCATCCCGTTCGGCCACACGACGACCTATGGCGCGCTGGCGCGGGCCATCGGCGCGCCCACCGCGGTGCGCGCCGTCGGCGCCGCCAACGGCGCCAACCCGATCTGGCTGATCATTCCCTGCCACCGCGCGATCGGCGCCGACGGCAGCCTGACCGGCTACGCCGGCGGCCTCGAACGCAAGCGCTGGCTGCTGGAGCACGAGCGCCGCCGCGCGCCCTCGCGCGCCTCGTCGGATCAATCCGCGATCCAGTTCCCGTGA
- a CDS encoding aspartate aminotransferase family protein, with amino-acid sequence MKLPPEGVAADQLLDQLAAMQAQDVDWKSGRAFSLAYHAGADVLALATEALGRFQSANALNVEAFPSLRRMQADVVAMIADLLHGGPQAAGFMTSGGTESILLAVKAARARGRARGITAPEMVLPTSAHAAFEKGAAYFDVRSVRVPVGADFTADAAAMAAAITPNTVLLVASAPAYPQGVVDPIAEIAALAAARDLNCHVDACMGGITLPMLERLGHPIAPFDFRVPGVTSISVDLHKYGYTAKGASVLVHRNRALRKDQTFVTDNWLGGLYGSSGVLGTRSGGPIAAAWAVLQYLGEAGYLRLTRAARAATEELIAGLGAIPGARVLGAPAATLVAFTFDDVDPFAVGAALAARGWVVDQQQPPPSLHCTVNAAHAGVIPEFLETLRGVVAEVRGRRGDHRAYGVVE; translated from the coding sequence ATGAAACTGCCTCCCGAGGGCGTCGCCGCCGATCAGCTCCTCGACCAGCTCGCCGCCATGCAGGCGCAGGACGTCGACTGGAAATCGGGCCGCGCCTTCAGCCTCGCCTATCACGCCGGCGCCGACGTGCTGGCCCTGGCGACCGAGGCGCTGGGGCGCTTCCAGTCGGCCAACGCCCTCAACGTCGAGGCCTTCCCCAGCCTGCGGCGCATGCAGGCCGACGTCGTGGCGATGATCGCCGACCTGCTGCACGGCGGCCCGCAGGCGGCCGGCTTCATGACCAGCGGCGGCACCGAGAGCATCCTGCTGGCGGTGAAGGCGGCGCGCGCGCGCGGCCGCGCCCGCGGCATCACGGCGCCCGAGATGGTGCTGCCGACCAGTGCCCACGCCGCGTTCGAGAAGGGCGCGGCCTACTTCGACGTGCGCTCGGTGCGCGTGCCGGTGGGCGCCGATTTCACCGCCGACGCGGCCGCGATGGCGGCGGCGATCACCCCAAACACGGTGCTGCTGGTCGCCTCGGCGCCCGCCTACCCGCAGGGCGTCGTCGACCCGATCGCCGAGATCGCGGCGCTGGCGGCGGCGCGCGACCTCAACTGCCACGTCGACGCCTGCATGGGTGGCATCACACTGCCGATGCTCGAACGCCTGGGGCATCCGATCGCGCCGTTCGACTTCCGCGTTCCCGGCGTGACCTCGATCTCCGTCGATCTGCACAAGTACGGCTACACGGCGAAGGGCGCCTCGGTGCTCGTCCATCGCAACCGGGCGTTGCGGAAGGACCAGACCTTCGTCACCGACAACTGGCTCGGCGGCCTCTACGGCAGCTCCGGCGTGCTCGGGACCAGGAGCGGCGGCCCGATCGCCGCCGCCTGGGCGGTGCTGCAGTACCTCGGCGAGGCGGGCTACCTGCGCCTGACCCGCGCCGCGCGCGCCGCCACCGAGGAGCTGATCGCGGGCCTGGGCGCCATTCCCGGCGCGCGCGTGCTCGGCGCGCCGGCGGCGACGCTGGTGGCGTTCACGTTCGACGACGTCGATCCGTTCGCGGTCGGCGCGGCGTTGGCGGCGCGCGGCTGGGTCGTCGATCAGCAACAGCCGCCGCCGAGCCTGCACTGCACGGTCAACGCGGCGCACGCCGGCGTGATCCCGGAGTTTCTCGAGACGCTGCGCGGCGTCGTCGCCGAGGTGCGCGGCCGCCGCGGCGACCATCGCGCCTACGGCGTCGTCGAATAG